One genomic region from Leifsonia sp. Root1293 encodes:
- a CDS encoding CTP synthase, translating to MADISAGISDGITKHIFVTGGVVSSLGKGLTAASLGNLLTARGLRVVMQKLDPYLNVDPGTMNPFQHGEVFVTDDGAETDLDIGHYERFLDINLSQAANVTTGQIYSTVIAKERRGEYLGDTVQVIPHITDEIKRRMRLQASETPQPDVIITEIGGTVGDIESQPFIESARQVRHELGRKNVFFVHVSLVPFMGASGEQKTKPTQHSVATLRSIGIQPDALVLRSDRPVTDSNKRKIALMCDVDEQAVVNAVDVPSIYDIPTMLNDQGLDSYIIDTLGLTAHEVDWSGWAPLLDAVHEPKHEVNIGLVGKYIDLPDAYLSVTEALRAGGFAHQTKVKIHWIQSDECQTEEGAARQLSHLDAICVPGGFGVRGIEGKLGALKFARENGLPALGLCLGLQCMVIEYARDVVGLPDASSTEFDPETAFPVIATMEEQVEIIAGGDLGGTMRLGLYPAALAEGSLVAELYGAPVISERHRHRYEVNNGYREQIADAGLWFSGTSPDRHLVEFVELPRDQHPFYVGTQAHPELRSRPNDAHPLFRGLVGAALDRQQASRLFEDA from the coding sequence GTGGCGGACATTAGCGCGGGAATCTCAGACGGCATCACCAAACACATCTTCGTGACCGGTGGTGTCGTTTCTTCATTGGGCAAGGGCCTCACCGCCGCGAGCCTGGGCAATCTTCTGACGGCGCGTGGTCTTCGCGTCGTGATGCAGAAGCTGGACCCCTATCTCAACGTCGATCCGGGAACGATGAACCCGTTCCAGCACGGCGAGGTCTTCGTGACCGACGACGGCGCGGAGACCGACCTCGACATCGGTCACTACGAGCGATTCCTCGACATCAACCTGAGCCAGGCGGCCAACGTCACGACGGGTCAGATCTACTCGACGGTCATCGCCAAGGAGCGTCGCGGCGAGTACCTCGGCGACACTGTGCAGGTCATCCCGCACATCACCGACGAGATCAAGCGTCGGATGCGGCTGCAGGCCTCCGAGACGCCCCAGCCCGACGTGATCATCACCGAGATCGGTGGAACCGTCGGCGACATCGAGTCGCAGCCGTTCATCGAGTCCGCACGCCAGGTGCGTCATGAACTCGGTCGCAAGAACGTGTTCTTCGTGCACGTGTCGCTGGTGCCGTTCATGGGCGCATCCGGTGAGCAGAAGACCAAGCCGACGCAGCACTCCGTCGCGACCCTGCGTTCCATCGGAATCCAGCCCGACGCTCTCGTGCTGCGCAGCGACCGGCCCGTCACCGATTCGAACAAGCGCAAGATCGCGCTCATGTGCGACGTCGACGAGCAGGCCGTCGTGAACGCCGTCGACGTTCCGTCGATCTACGACATCCCGACCATGCTGAACGACCAGGGCCTCGACAGCTACATCATCGACACCCTCGGCCTCACGGCCCACGAGGTCGACTGGAGCGGCTGGGCTCCGCTGCTCGACGCCGTGCACGAGCCGAAGCACGAGGTCAACATCGGCCTGGTCGGCAAGTACATCGACCTGCCCGACGCCTACCTCTCGGTCACCGAGGCCCTGCGTGCCGGCGGCTTCGCCCACCAGACGAAGGTGAAGATCCACTGGATCCAGTCCGACGAGTGCCAGACCGAGGAGGGCGCGGCACGCCAGCTGTCGCACCTGGACGCCATCTGTGTTCCCGGAGGATTCGGCGTGCGCGGTATCGAGGGCAAGCTCGGGGCGCTGAAGTTCGCCCGTGAGAACGGGCTCCCGGCGCTCGGCCTGTGCCTCGGCCTGCAGTGCATGGTCATCGAGTACGCCCGCGATGTCGTCGGCCTCCCCGATGCCTCGTCGACCGAGTTCGACCCCGAGACCGCCTTCCCCGTCATCGCGACGATGGAGGAGCAGGTGGAGATCATCGCCGGAGGGGACCTCGGCGGCACCATGCGCCTCGGTCTCTACCCTGCCGCCCTCGCGGAGGGATCGCTGGTGGCGGAGCTGTACGGAGCCCCCGTCATCTCGGAGCGCCACCGTCACCGCTACGAGGTGAACAACGGCTACCGCGAGCAGATCGCCGATGCTGGCCTGTGGTTCTCGGGCACCTCGCCCGACCGTCACCTGGTCGAGTTCGTCGAGCTGCCGCGCGACCAGCACCCGTTCTACGTGGGTACGCAGGCCCACCCCGAGCTGCGGTCGCGTCCGAACGACGCGCACCCGCTGTTCCGGGGCCTCGTCGGCGCCGCCCTCGACCGTCAGCAGGCCAGCCGTCTGTTCGAGGATGCCTGA
- a CDS encoding NAD kinase, producing the protein MVESGFFDDGSVRAVADARPILVVAHTGRADSLAAALDACRQLTAAGALPVLPGDQWDDLHTYAPELDGQTERLGSGVRAEDLELVVVLGGDGTILRAAELVRDAATPILGVNLGHVGFLAESERDDLGEAIGRGLARDYVVEERMTLSVRVKQGDEIVHEDWALNEATVEKASRERMLEVAIEVDRRPLSTFGCDGVVLSTPTGSTAYAFSGGGPVVWPTLDAMLMVPLSAHALFARPIVVGPDSAMAIELLRRTQGSGVLWCDGRRSFELQPGARVVVRRSPVPVRLARLHPGPFTDRLVNKFQLPVTGWRGPDTSD; encoded by the coding sequence ATGGTTGAGTCTGGTTTCTTCGATGACGGGAGTGTGAGAGCCGTGGCCGATGCCCGACCCATCCTCGTCGTCGCGCACACGGGCCGTGCCGACTCCCTGGCTGCCGCCCTCGACGCGTGCAGGCAGTTGACCGCTGCCGGAGCCCTGCCCGTGCTTCCCGGCGACCAATGGGACGACCTGCACACGTACGCTCCCGAACTCGACGGCCAGACCGAGCGCCTGGGCTCGGGCGTTCGCGCCGAGGACCTCGAGCTGGTCGTCGTACTCGGCGGCGACGGCACGATCCTGCGGGCTGCCGAGCTCGTGCGCGATGCCGCGACGCCGATCCTCGGCGTGAATCTCGGACACGTGGGCTTCCTCGCCGAGAGCGAGCGCGACGACCTGGGCGAGGCCATCGGCCGCGGGCTCGCGCGCGACTACGTCGTCGAGGAACGCATGACCCTGTCGGTGCGGGTGAAGCAGGGCGACGAGATCGTGCACGAGGACTGGGCCCTGAACGAGGCCACCGTCGAGAAGGCCAGCCGCGAACGGATGCTCGAGGTCGCGATCGAGGTCGACCGCCGGCCGCTCTCCACCTTCGGGTGCGACGGCGTGGTGCTCTCGACGCCCACAGGGTCGACGGCCTACGCCTTCTCGGGTGGCGGCCCGGTCGTCTGGCCGACCCTCGACGCCATGCTCATGGTTCCGCTCAGCGCCCATGCGCTGTTCGCACGTCCGATCGTCGTCGGACCGGACTCCGCCATGGCCATCGAGCTTCTGCGCCGCACCCAGGGCTCCGGCGTGCTCTGGTGCGATGGCCGCCGCTCCTTCGAACTGCAGCCGGGCGCGCGGGTGGTCGTGCGCCGGTCGCCGGTCCCGGTGCGTCTGGCGCGCCTGCACCCCGGGCCGTTCACCGACCGCCTCGTCAACAAGTTCCAGCTGCCCGTCACCGGATGGCGAGGGCCGGACACCAGTGATTGA
- the xerD gene encoding site-specific tyrosine recombinase XerD, which produces MKLQPAIDSYLRHVSVERGLAANTIAAYRRDLTLYAEWCEAQGIEDPASVDQAALSAFVQHLGTREESPLTSSSIARVLSSVRGFHRFLAEEGVTMTDVARETKPPKLGTRLPKAISIEDVTRLLGATDGESLQQLRDKALLELLYATGARVSEAVSLNVDDVLEDGVIRLLGKGGKQRIVPVGSYARAAVDAYLVRARPTLSARGAATPALFLGLRGQRVSRQNAWLIIRAAAERAGIAAEVSPHTLRHSFATHLLAGGADVRVVQELLGHSSVATTQIYTMVTADTLRDMYTSAHPRAR; this is translated from the coding sequence ATGAAGCTGCAGCCGGCGATCGACTCCTACCTGCGGCACGTGTCGGTGGAGCGCGGGCTGGCTGCGAACACCATCGCGGCCTATAGGCGCGACCTCACCCTGTACGCGGAGTGGTGCGAAGCGCAGGGCATCGAGGATCCGGCTTCCGTCGATCAGGCGGCCCTGTCGGCCTTCGTGCAGCACCTCGGCACCCGCGAGGAGTCGCCGTTGACGTCGTCGTCGATCGCGCGGGTGCTCTCCTCGGTGCGGGGCTTTCATCGCTTCCTCGCCGAGGAGGGCGTGACGATGACGGATGTCGCCCGCGAGACCAAGCCGCCCAAGCTCGGCACCAGGCTGCCCAAGGCGATCTCGATCGAGGACGTCACCCGGCTCCTCGGCGCGACGGATGGCGAGAGCCTGCAGCAGCTGCGCGACAAGGCGCTGCTCGAGCTGCTCTACGCCACGGGAGCCCGCGTCAGCGAGGCCGTGTCGCTGAACGTCGACGACGTGCTGGAGGATGGCGTCATCCGGCTGCTCGGCAAGGGCGGCAAGCAGCGGATCGTGCCCGTCGGCAGCTACGCCCGGGCTGCCGTGGATGCCTACCTGGTGCGTGCCAGGCCGACGCTCTCGGCGCGGGGCGCAGCCACCCCGGCGCTGTTCCTCGGACTTCGCGGCCAGCGCGTCTCGAGGCAGAACGCGTGGCTCATCATCAGGGCCGCGGCTGAGCGAGCCGGCATCGCAGCCGAGGTGTCGCCGCACACGCTGAGGCACTCCTTCGCCACCCATCTCCTCGCCGGCGGTGCCGACGTGAGGGTGGTGCAGGAACTGCTCGGACACTCGTCGGTGGCCACCACGCAGATCTACACGATGGTCACAGCCGACACACTCCGGGATATGTACACCAGCGCCCACCCTCGCGCTCGGTAG
- a CDS encoding pseudouridine synthase, with product MTSDNPADDGIRLQKVLASAGVASRRVSEDLIVAGRVRVNGTVVTELGRRIHPETDLVAVDNVAVQLDNTKLYLMLNKPAGVYSSMRDERGRTDLSYWAEQYEERIFNVGRLDAETTGLLIMTNDGDLAHTLAHPSFGVAKTYIAKVEGRVSPQTIATLTRGIDLEDGPIAADKARLMTSASDSTSSLVEITLHSGRNRIVRRMLDAVGHPVIDLVRRQFGPLHLGTLQIGQIRPLTSAELGQVLTLSRDGAEKNPESTVETDSGTNAGGR from the coding sequence GTGACATCCGATAATCCAGCAGACGACGGCATCCGATTGCAGAAGGTGCTGGCCAGTGCCGGCGTCGCCTCGCGCCGGGTGTCGGAAGACCTCATCGTGGCCGGCCGGGTGCGGGTGAACGGCACTGTCGTCACCGAACTCGGGCGCCGCATCCACCCCGAGACCGACCTGGTCGCCGTCGACAACGTGGCCGTGCAGCTCGACAACACCAAGCTGTACCTGATGCTCAACAAGCCGGCCGGGGTGTACTCCTCGATGCGCGACGAGCGCGGGCGCACCGATCTCAGCTACTGGGCCGAGCAGTACGAGGAGCGCATCTTCAACGTGGGGCGCCTCGACGCCGAGACTACGGGCCTGCTCATCATGACGAACGACGGCGATCTGGCTCACACCCTGGCGCATCCGTCGTTCGGCGTCGCGAAGACCTACATCGCCAAGGTCGAGGGGCGCGTGAGCCCCCAGACCATCGCCACCCTCACCCGGGGCATCGACCTCGAGGACGGCCCGATCGCCGCGGACAAGGCACGACTGATGACGAGCGCATCCGACTCGACGTCGAGCCTGGTCGAGATCACCCTGCACTCCGGGCGCAACCGGATCGTGCGACGGATGCTGGACGCCGTCGGGCACCCCGTCATCGACCTCGTGCGCCGCCAGTTCGGGCCGCTGCACCTCGGGACCCTGCAGATCGGGCAGATCCGCCCGCTCACCTCGGCCGAGCTCGGCCAGGTGCTCACCCTGTCGCGGGACGGGGCCGAGAAGAACCCGGAGAGCACCGTCGAGACGGACTCCGGGACGAACGCCGGGGGTCGCTGA
- a CDS encoding segregation and condensation protein A, with product MGVVDTAEAEEPGFRVKLANFAGPFDLLLSLITKHELDITDIALSAVTDEFLSYLRGLDSVEELDQATEFLVVAATLLDLKIAGLLPQGELVDAEDVALLEARDLLFARLLQYRAFKQASTWFQQHLDAEGSRHARSVRLEEKYRQRTPELVWTLSADDFAAIAMLALAPREVPVVGLDHLHAPLVSIREQAALVVTMLRRGEALSFRELVADAPVKGVIIARFLAVLELYRHGALSFEQLEPLGELTVKWTSEHWSDENLANLGADYDA from the coding sequence CTGGGCGTCGTCGACACCGCTGAAGCCGAGGAGCCGGGCTTCAGGGTGAAGCTGGCGAACTTCGCCGGGCCGTTCGACCTCCTGCTCTCGCTCATCACCAAGCACGAACTCGACATCACCGACATCGCCCTGAGCGCTGTCACCGACGAGTTCCTGTCCTACCTGCGGGGCCTGGACAGCGTCGAGGAGCTCGATCAGGCGACCGAGTTCCTCGTCGTGGCTGCGACTCTGCTCGACCTGAAGATCGCCGGTCTGCTGCCGCAGGGCGAACTCGTGGACGCCGAGGACGTCGCCCTGCTGGAGGCCAGAGACCTGCTGTTCGCCCGGCTGCTGCAGTACCGGGCGTTCAAGCAGGCCTCGACCTGGTTCCAGCAGCACCTCGACGCCGAGGGCTCGAGGCACGCCCGATCGGTGCGCCTCGAGGAGAAGTACCGCCAGCGCACGCCCGAGCTGGTGTGGACACTGTCGGCCGACGACTTCGCAGCGATCGCCATGCTGGCGCTCGCGCCGCGCGAGGTGCCCGTCGTGGGACTCGACCACCTGCACGCTCCGCTCGTCAGCATCCGGGAGCAGGCGGCCCTGGTCGTGACGATGCTGCGACGGGGTGAGGCGCTCTCGTTCCGCGAGCTCGTCGCCGATGCCCCGGTGAAGGGCGTCATCATCGCGCGCTTCCTCGCGGTGCTGGAGCTGTACCGCCACGGAGCGCTCTCGTTCGAGCAGTTGGAGCCCCTCGGCGAGCTCACCGTGAAATGGACCAGCGAGCACTGGTCCGATGAGAACCTGGCCAACCTGGGAGCCGATTACGATGCCTGA
- a CDS encoding NUDIX domain-containing protein, protein MPELSSGAGNGSSAPIADEPFHPEVTATTAAFSGMVWDVRRDTFDYNGEQITREYVDHTGAVGILAMDEDERVLLIRQYRHPVRHREWEIPAGLLDVAGEDPLVGAQRELSEEVDLAATEWAVLSDYQNSPGGSTEAVRVYLARGLSVVSSDFQREAEEADMEQRWVSLDDLVDAVLARRVQNSLLVVAALSAHAARTRDWAPLAPADAPWPRRPRKG, encoded by the coding sequence ATGCCTGAGCTCTCGTCAGGGGCCGGGAACGGGTCGTCCGCGCCGATCGCGGACGAACCGTTCCACCCCGAGGTCACCGCGACAACAGCCGCGTTCAGCGGCATGGTGTGGGACGTGCGACGTGACACCTTCGACTACAACGGGGAGCAGATCACCCGCGAGTACGTCGACCACACCGGCGCCGTCGGCATCCTGGCGATGGACGAGGACGAGCGCGTCCTCCTGATTCGCCAGTACCGGCATCCGGTGCGCCACCGCGAGTGGGAGATCCCGGCAGGGCTGCTCGACGTGGCCGGCGAGGATCCGCTGGTCGGCGCGCAGCGCGAGCTCTCGGAGGAGGTGGACCTGGCCGCCACCGAGTGGGCCGTGCTGAGCGACTACCAGAACTCGCCCGGCGGCAGTACCGAGGCTGTGCGCGTCTACCTCGCCCGCGGTCTCAGCGTCGTCTCGTCCGACTTCCAGCGCGAGGCCGAGGAGGCCGACATGGAACAGCGGTGGGTGAGCCTCGACGACCTCGTCGACGCGGTGCTCGCCCGTCGTGTGCAGAACTCGCTGCTCGTCGTCGCCGCGCTGTCGGCGCATGCTGCGCGCACCCGCGACTGGGCGCCTCTCGCACCGGCCGATGCTCCGTGGCCCCGGCGGCCGCGGAAGGGCTGA
- the recN gene encoding DNA repair protein RecN — translation MIEELGIRDLGVIADATLPLGPGFTAVTGETGAGKTMVVTALGLLLGARSDAGAVRAGQREARVDGRWIVPEDGAVAERVRDAGGDLDGPELLLGRSVSSEGRSRAVVGGRAAPVGVLGDLADELVVVHGQSDQIRLRSASAQRAALDRFAGVELATALDEYTEVFTRWRANVDALETLQNDRDRRAREAEELRVDLAEIEEADPQPGEDVELAERAERLGNLEELRLAAAGARERVSAEESDDAVDAVGAVEAARRQLERVVEHDAELAPILESLTNVSFLVADIAAELSSYLAGLDADGARELEIVQERRAVLAGLVRKHGADLDAVLRFATEGGMRLLDIDEDDDRIVALTEAIAADAAAVEGLATTISGIRADAAVRLAASVTDELSALAMPDARLVVEVEQREEFTASGRDVVSILLTPHNGAEPRPLGRGASGGELSRVMLAIEVVIAATDPVPTFVFDEVDAGVGGAAAIEIGRRLARLAESSQVIVVTHLAQVAAFATNHLRVAKDSSGAVTASSVEKLSGEERIAEMARLLSGLADSASGLAHARELVELAGTGDLPNRHGRVEARGGH, via the coding sequence GTGATTGAGGAACTCGGCATCCGTGATCTCGGGGTGATCGCCGATGCGACGTTGCCCCTCGGGCCCGGTTTCACCGCAGTGACCGGGGAGACGGGCGCAGGCAAGACCATGGTCGTCACGGCGCTCGGACTGCTGCTCGGCGCCCGCTCCGACGCCGGTGCCGTGCGCGCCGGCCAACGGGAGGCCAGAGTCGACGGACGTTGGATCGTGCCGGAGGACGGCGCCGTGGCCGAGCGCGTGCGCGACGCCGGGGGAGACCTGGACGGCCCGGAGCTTCTGCTCGGGCGCTCGGTGTCCAGCGAGGGGCGTTCGCGCGCTGTCGTCGGCGGTCGAGCCGCCCCCGTCGGCGTGCTCGGCGACCTCGCCGACGAGCTGGTCGTGGTGCACGGGCAGTCCGACCAGATCCGCCTGCGTTCGGCATCGGCCCAGCGCGCCGCCCTCGACCGCTTCGCCGGCGTCGAGCTGGCGACGGCACTCGATGAGTACACCGAGGTCTTCACGCGCTGGCGCGCGAACGTCGATGCGCTCGAGACGCTACAGAACGATCGGGATCGCCGCGCCCGCGAGGCCGAGGAATTGCGCGTCGACCTCGCCGAGATCGAGGAGGCCGATCCGCAGCCCGGAGAGGATGTCGAGCTCGCCGAACGCGCCGAACGGCTCGGCAACCTCGAGGAGCTGCGCCTGGCGGCAGCGGGCGCGCGCGAGCGGGTGTCGGCCGAGGAGTCCGATGACGCCGTCGACGCCGTCGGTGCCGTGGAGGCGGCCCGCCGGCAGCTGGAGCGGGTCGTCGAGCACGATGCCGAACTCGCACCCATCCTCGAGTCGCTGACGAACGTCAGCTTCCTCGTCGCCGACATCGCCGCCGAGCTCTCCAGCTATCTCGCCGGCCTCGACGCCGACGGTGCCCGCGAGCTCGAGATCGTGCAGGAGCGCCGTGCGGTGCTGGCCGGTCTGGTGCGCAAGCACGGCGCAGATCTCGATGCCGTGCTGCGATTCGCGACGGAGGGCGGCATGCGCCTGCTCGACATCGACGAGGACGACGACCGCATCGTGGCCCTCACCGAAGCCATCGCGGCCGACGCCGCTGCGGTGGAGGGCCTGGCGACGACGATCAGCGGCATCCGGGCGGATGCCGCCGTCAGGCTCGCCGCATCCGTCACCGATGAGCTCTCCGCTCTCGCGATGCCCGACGCGCGACTCGTCGTCGAGGTCGAACAGCGCGAGGAGTTCACGGCGTCGGGACGCGACGTCGTGTCGATCCTGCTCACCCCGCACAACGGCGCCGAACCACGCCCACTGGGGCGAGGTGCCTCGGGCGGCGAGCTCTCACGAGTGATGCTGGCCATCGAGGTCGTCATCGCGGCGACGGATCCCGTGCCGACCTTCGTCTTCGACGAGGTCGACGCCGGAGTCGGAGGAGCCGCCGCGATCGAGATCGGCCGCAGGCTCGCCCGTCTCGCCGAGTCATCGCAGGTGATCGTCGTCACGCACCTCGCCCAGGTCGCGGCGTTCGCCACCAACCACCTGCGGGTGGCCAAGGACAGCTCTGGCGCCGTCACGGCGTCGAGCGTGGAGAAGCTCTCAGGTGAGGAGCGCATCGCCGAGATGGCGAGGTTGCTCTCCGGACTGGCCGATTCGGCCAGCGGCCTGGCCCATGCGCGCGAACTCGTGGAGCTCGCGGGCACCGGTGATCTCCCGAATCGACATGGTAGGGTGGAAGCCCGTGGCGGACATTAG
- the scpB gene encoding SMC-Scp complex subunit ScpB: MPEIMDDTVSTDAAPEVEIDLEAQPLTPGHLERRLEAILMVTDEPQGVIHLATAVGRPVAEVQAAIVTLVADYDGIDADGEPTGIRRGFELREVGGGWRIYVRPEHDELVTDFVLTQNPTRLSQAALETLAVIAYKQPITRGAIASIRAVNVDSVVRTLLSRGLVTELFADAETGAINYGTTELLLTQLGVNSLDELPHISPLLEGGNEGFDGDIR; encoded by the coding sequence ATGCCTGAGATCATGGACGACACCGTCTCGACGGATGCCGCACCCGAGGTCGAGATCGACCTCGAGGCGCAGCCGCTGACACCGGGGCACCTCGAGCGACGTCTCGAGGCGATCCTCATGGTGACCGATGAACCGCAGGGCGTCATCCACCTGGCGACAGCTGTCGGCCGCCCCGTGGCCGAGGTGCAGGCCGCCATCGTCACCCTGGTCGCCGACTACGACGGCATCGACGCCGACGGCGAGCCCACCGGCATCCGTCGCGGCTTCGAGCTGCGCGAGGTGGGCGGCGGCTGGCGCATCTACGTGCGCCCGGAGCACGACGAACTCGTGACCGACTTCGTGCTCACGCAGAACCCGACGAGGCTCTCCCAGGCCGCTCTCGAGACCCTGGCCGTGATCGCGTACAAGCAGCCGATCACGCGCGGCGCGATAGCGTCGATCCGGGCCGTCAACGTCGACTCCGTCGTGCGCACCCTTCTCAGCCGCGGCCTGGTGACCGAGCTGTTCGCCGATGCCGAGACCGGCGCGATCAACTACGGAACGACCGAGCTCCTGCTCACCCAGCTCGGCGTGAACAGCCTCGACGAGCTTCCGCACATCTCCCCGCTCCTCGAGGGCGGAAACGAAGGGTTCGACGGTGACATCCGATAA
- a CDS encoding TlyA family RNA methyltransferase: protein MTDSRLDAALAARGLARSRTHAVSLITAGLVSVDGKPVVKAAAKVRDTQLIEVAGTDDYVSRGAHKLNAALDAFGIPVQGRIALDAGISTGGFTQVLLERGAARVIGVDVGHGQLSPLLATEERLTLVEGFNVRDMSPSSLAGASGITDRPDLVVADLSFISLPLVLPALVDTAVDDADFVLLIKPQFEVGKSGIREGIVKDAGRRADAVSNVLWAGFDLGVGTAGLTPSPIAGGAGNHEYLVWMSRSHGSNPTEWLSLVSSMTGV from the coding sequence ATGACGGACTCCCGCCTGGACGCCGCACTCGCGGCGCGCGGCCTGGCGCGTTCGCGCACTCACGCGGTCTCGCTCATCACCGCCGGCCTCGTGTCGGTGGACGGCAAGCCTGTCGTGAAGGCCGCCGCGAAGGTGCGCGACACCCAGCTGATCGAGGTGGCGGGCACCGACGACTACGTCAGCCGTGGCGCGCACAAGCTGAACGCCGCGCTCGACGCCTTCGGGATCCCCGTGCAGGGCCGGATCGCGCTCGACGCCGGGATCTCGACCGGCGGCTTCACGCAGGTGCTCCTCGAGAGGGGTGCGGCCCGGGTGATCGGCGTCGACGTCGGACACGGACAACTCTCCCCGCTGCTCGCGACGGAGGAGCGCCTCACCCTCGTCGAGGGATTCAACGTGCGCGACATGAGCCCGTCGTCCCTGGCCGGGGCATCCGGGATCACCGATCGCCCCGACCTCGTCGTGGCCGACCTCTCGTTCATCTCGTTGCCACTCGTGCTGCCCGCTCTGGTCGACACGGCCGTCGACGACGCTGATTTCGTGCTGCTCATCAAGCCGCAGTTCGAGGTCGGGAAGAGCGGCATCAGGGAGGGCATCGTCAAGGATGCCGGTCGGCGTGCGGATGCCGTCTCGAACGTGCTGTGGGCGGGGTTCGACCTCGGCGTCGGCACTGCCGGGCTCACTCCTTCACCGATCGCCGGGGGTGCCGGAAACCATGAGTATCTCGTCTGGATGAGCCGAAGTCACGGCAGCAATCCGACAGAATGGTTGAGTCTGGTTTCTTCGATGACGGGAGTGTGA
- a CDS encoding ParA family protein, which yields MTGKQDDSVTLTLPDDVVLGPTGRPQRKFAQPKPLKSHGPARVIALCNQKGGVGKTTTTISLGAALAEDGRRVLAIDFDPQGALSAGLGVPTHDVTTIYDLLLSRSKDPLEAIQKTGVPGLDVIPANIDLSAAEVHLVNEVAREQILAGVLRRLSADYDVILIDCQPSLGLLTVNALTAAHGVLIPLECEFFALRGVALLIETIDKVRDRLNPAIELDGILATMYDSRTLHSREVLERVVDAFGDKVLETVIGRTVKFPDASVAGSPITQFAPEHAAAHAYRQLARELVFRGAVA from the coding sequence GTGACCGGTAAGCAGGACGACTCGGTGACACTCACCCTCCCCGACGACGTGGTTCTCGGCCCGACCGGCCGCCCCCAGCGCAAGTTCGCCCAGCCGAAGCCGCTGAAGTCGCACGGCCCGGCGCGCGTCATCGCCCTCTGCAACCAGAAGGGCGGCGTCGGCAAGACCACGACGACCATCAGCCTCGGAGCCGCCCTCGCCGAGGACGGTCGCCGGGTTCTCGCCATCGACTTCGACCCGCAGGGCGCCCTGTCGGCCGGTCTCGGTGTCCCGACGCACGACGTCACCACCATCTACGACCTGCTGCTGTCCCGGTCGAAGGACCCGCTGGAGGCGATCCAGAAGACCGGCGTTCCCGGGCTCGACGTGATCCCCGCGAACATCGACCTCTCGGCTGCCGAGGTGCACCTCGTCAACGAGGTCGCCCGCGAGCAGATCCTCGCCGGCGTGCTGCGCCGCCTGTCGGCCGACTACGACGTCATCCTGATCGACTGCCAGCCATCGCTCGGCCTGCTCACCGTGAACGCCCTGACGGCCGCCCACGGCGTGCTCATCCCGCTCGAGTGCGAGTTCTTCGCCCTGCGCGGTGTCGCCCTGCTCATCGAGACCATCGACAAGGTGCGCGACCGTCTCAATCCGGCCATCGAGCTGGACGGCATCCTCGCCACGATGTACGACTCCCGCACGCTGCACTCACGCGAGGTGCTGGAGCGCGTCGTCGACGCCTTCGGCGACAAGGTGCTCGAGACGGTCATCGGCCGCACCGTGAAGTTCCCCGACGCCTCGGTGGCCGGCAGCCCGATCACCCAGTTCGCGCCCGAGCACGCTGCCGCACACGCCTACCGTCAGCTGGCCAGGGAGCTGGTCTTCCGTGGCGCAGTCGCCTGA